Proteins encoded within one genomic window of Planctomycetota bacterium:
- a CDS encoding glucosidase, with protein sequence MTRPLDSKLAEQARLLQSDQADAPWRKWGPYLSERQWGTVREDYSADGNAWDYLPHDHARSRAYRWGEDGLAGFSDLEARLCLALALWNGRDPILKERLFGLTNEEGNHGEDVKELYYYLDATPTHSYLKLLYKYPQAAFPYERLLAENQKRDRTEPEFELLDTGVFDEDRYFDVFVEYAKTSPEDILMLVTVHNRGPEAASIHVLPTLWFRNTWSWSGNTEQKPSLAAADDAAPGESAIDASHRRLGVRRLWCEGQPELLFCENETNVRRLFNAEAPGPFKDAFHNYLIAGQRDAVNREQTGTKAAAHYTLNLPAGGSAQVRVRLAPEDVAGGFADFDAVMTARRREADEFYADLQRDVADADARLVQRQAFAGMIWNKQFYYYDVPQWLRGDPAQPPPPTGRRQGRNHDWQHLNNADVISMPDKWEYPWYAAWDLAFHCIPLALLDPEFAKHQLVLLTREWYMHPNGQLPAYEWAFGDVNPPVHAWAAWRVFQIDRKCHGGPGDLAFLERVFHKLMLNFTWWVNRKDSGGRNIFQGGFLGLDNIGVFDRSKPLPTGGYLNQADGTAWMGMYCLNLMRIALELSLHNPVYEDIATKFFEHFLHIAEALTNIGECGRGLWDEEDQFFYDELQLPDGRMIPLKVHSLVGLVPLFAVETLEPELLDRLPEFNRRLKWYLNYRPDLAALVSRWHEPGVGERRLLSMLRGHRMKALLRRMLDETRFLSDYGVRALSRQHAAEPYEFNCGGQQLSVTYEPAESTSWLFGGNSNWRGPIWFPMNYLIVESLQKFHHYYGDDFKIECPTGSGQYLTINEVASELSRRLDRIFLRDEQGRRAVFGQCEKLQRDPHFRDYLLFYEYFHGDNGRGVGAAHQCGWTGLVAKLLQPRQCVVPERSAATTSDGQSATPGPALSQPRSR encoded by the coding sequence GGACTACAGCGCCGACGGCAACGCCTGGGACTACCTGCCGCACGATCATGCCCGGAGTCGCGCGTACCGCTGGGGCGAGGACGGCCTGGCGGGTTTCTCGGACCTCGAGGCGCGGCTTTGCCTGGCGCTCGCCCTCTGGAACGGTCGCGATCCGATCTTGAAAGAGCGGCTGTTCGGGCTGACGAACGAAGAAGGGAATCATGGCGAGGACGTCAAGGAACTGTATTACTACCTCGACGCCACGCCGACTCATTCATACCTGAAGCTGTTGTACAAGTACCCGCAGGCCGCGTTTCCCTACGAGCGGCTGCTCGCCGAGAATCAGAAGCGCGATCGGACGGAACCCGAGTTCGAGTTGCTCGACACGGGTGTGTTTGACGAGGACCGGTACTTTGACGTGTTCGTCGAGTACGCCAAAACATCACCCGAAGACATCCTAATGCTCGTCACGGTCCACAATCGCGGGCCCGAGGCGGCGTCGATTCACGTGTTGCCCACGCTCTGGTTCCGCAACACGTGGAGTTGGTCGGGCAACACCGAGCAGAAGCCCAGCCTGGCCGCGGCCGACGACGCCGCCCCTGGCGAAAGCGCCATTGACGCGAGCCACCGCCGGTTGGGTGTGCGACGGTTGTGGTGCGAGGGCCAGCCGGAGTTGTTGTTTTGTGAGAACGAAACCAACGTGCGACGATTGTTCAATGCCGAAGCGCCGGGGCCGTTCAAGGACGCCTTTCACAACTACCTTATTGCTGGCCAGCGCGACGCGGTGAATCGCGAGCAAACCGGCACCAAGGCCGCCGCGCACTACACATTGAATCTCCCGGCGGGGGGTTCCGCGCAGGTGCGGGTGCGACTGGCCCCCGAGGACGTGGCGGGCGGGTTCGCCGACTTTGACGCCGTGATGACGGCGCGCCGCCGCGAAGCCGACGAGTTTTACGCCGACCTGCAGCGCGACGTGGCCGACGCCGACGCGCGTCTGGTCCAGCGGCAAGCCTTTGCCGGCATGATCTGGAACAAGCAGTTCTATTACTACGACGTGCCACAATGGCTGCGCGGCGATCCGGCCCAGCCGCCTCCACCGACCGGGCGACGCCAGGGACGCAATCACGATTGGCAACACCTGAACAACGCCGATGTGATTTCGATGCCCGACAAGTGGGAGTATCCCTGGTACGCGGCTTGGGATCTGGCGTTCCATTGCATTCCGTTGGCGCTGCTGGATCCCGAGTTCGCCAAGCACCAACTCGTGCTGCTGACGCGCGAGTGGTACATGCACCCCAACGGGCAATTGCCAGCCTACGAGTGGGCGTTTGGCGACGTGAACCCACCGGTCCACGCCTGGGCCGCGTGGCGCGTGTTTCAGATCGACCGCAAATGCCACGGCGGGCCGGGAGACTTGGCGTTCCTGGAACGCGTGTTCCACAAGCTGATGCTGAACTTCACCTGGTGGGTCAATCGCAAGGACTCCGGCGGGCGCAACATCTTCCAGGGTGGCTTCCTCGGGCTGGACAACATTGGCGTCTTCGATCGGAGCAAGCCGCTGCCGACGGGCGGCTACTTGAATCAGGCCGACGGCACCGCCTGGATGGGGATGTATTGCCTGAACCTGATGCGCATCGCGCTGGAACTGTCGCTGCACAATCCGGTGTACGAGGACATCGCGACCAAGTTCTTCGAGCACTTCCTGCACATCGCCGAGGCGCTGACCAACATTGGCGAGTGCGGTCGCGGGTTGTGGGACGAGGAGGACCAGTTCTTCTACGACGAATTGCAATTGCCCGACGGGCGGATGATCCCGCTGAAGGTTCACTCACTCGTCGGGCTGGTGCCGTTGTTCGCCGTCGAAACGCTCGAGCCCGAACTGCTGGACCGATTGCCCGAGTTCAATCGCCGGTTGAAATGGTACTTGAACTACCGGCCCGACCTGGCGGCGCTGGTTTCGCGCTGGCACGAGCCGGGGGTGGGCGAGCGCCGGCTGTTGTCGATGCTGCGCGGGCATCGGATGAAGGCCCTCTTGCGTCGGATGCTCGACGAGACGCGGTTTCTGTCCGATTACGGCGTGCGAGCTCTGTCGCGGCAGCACGCCGCCGAGCCCTACGAGTTCAACTGTGGTGGTCAGCAACTAAGCGTAACCTACGAGCCCGCCGAGTCAACGTCGTGGCTGTTCGGGGGGAACTCGAATTGGCGCGGGCCGATCTGGTTTCCGATGAACTACCTGATTGTCGAGTCGCTGCAAAAGTTTCACCATTACTATGGCGACGATTTCAAGATCGAGTGCCCGACCGGCTCGGGCCAGTACCTGACCATCAACGAAGTGGCCAGCGAGTTGTCACGCCGGCTGGATCGCATCTTCCTGCGCGACGAACAAGGACGGCGGGCCGTGTTTGGCCAGTGCGAGAAGCTGCAGCGCGATCCCCACTTCCGGGACTACTTGCTCTTCTACGAGTACTTCCACGGGGACAATGGGCGCGGCGTGGGAGCCGCGCACCAGTGCGGCTGGACGGGGCTGGTGGCCAAGCTGCTGCAGCCGCGGCAATGCGTGGTGCCCGAGCGGTCAGCAGCCACGACGAGCGACGGACAATCGGCGACGCCTGGCCCGGCGCTTTCACAGCCTCGGTCGCGGTGA